A section of the Methanobrevibacter thaueri genome encodes:
- a CDS encoding pilus assembly protein → MEITVEKIAMIREDYNPKNTNLNLDIDWSVEYTSTDQRDVNYNIVLRSAEYLNLNFKVEGLIRLDVFEEFLQEECSQIVFHHACTMLMNMISLTRQSSYELFKDEVNSAVNLNAAF, encoded by the coding sequence GTGGAGATTACTGTAGAAAAAATAGCAATGATTAGAGAGGATTACAATCCTAAAAATACGAATTTAAATTTGGATATTGATTGGTCAGTCGAATATACAAGCACTGATCAGAGGGATGTAAACTATAATATTGTTTTAAGGTCTGCGGAATATCTAAATTTAAATTTTAAGGTTGAAGGATTGATCAGGTTGGACGTTTTTGAAGAGTTCCTCCAGGAGGAGTGTTCCCAAATTGTTTTCCATCATGCATGCACCATGTTGATGAATATGATTTCATTAACCAGGCAATCAAGTTATGAGCTATTTAAAGATGAGGTTAATTCTGCAGTAAATCTTAATGCTGCTTTTTAG
- the hmdC gene encoding 5,10-methenyltetrahydromethanopterin hydrogenase cofactor biosynthesis protein HmdC, with protein MYDLIKKAVHDDEAAIQISKMGKDVTSVVDAISELSLDETMKLGMQFKRFPLGCDLTEVVAGTCASDLEIMDLLGNCRLSDMIGAPIHICAYAFSDIGEKFGMTGLEVMQKVHEIVDVPLDLDHFGENGAMRLPKNISGCGGECYNKGPAFTECPRGRIHERLIDKELEQKDDKEEWVKLSSSVAVNVTCEQTGDGHAAPLREAEDIAQLAKKYGRGLESIMFVGDGYDEVITGFEKSIEIGADVIVVEGGPFNRCENTTEAFAKTIAAARILSPGKVVATNGAYEHEVRAGLRTGLNMVITGFPKNHHGYMCGYEPGTARRGKFGLPRIIQIINEEFPNRGLPVQKHDLLSLATAVKIAGPDYVYPRKIGSYHVGDAHWATLVNSRMYQNIQLKHTLADIVELADGNTIALHGGRFISWVIANELDSHVDEIIISDVDDWVLKNTVDNLQSALDATIIAEKDDKVAADGADFSIASSTMIPVKESILKKVPNALTIV; from the coding sequence ATGTATGACTTAATAAAAAAAGCGGTTCATGACGATGAAGCTGCAATTCAAATTTCAAAAATGGGCAAGGATGTGACATCAGTTGTCGATGCAATTTCAGAACTCTCATTAGATGAAACAATGAAATTGGGTATGCAATTTAAAAGATTCCCATTAGGCTGTGATCTGACTGAAGTGGTTGCGGGAACATGTGCATCTGATTTGGAGATAATGGATTTGTTGGGCAATTGCCGTTTATCTGATATGATTGGTGCTCCAATTCACATCTGCGCTTATGCGTTTTCAGATATTGGTGAAAAGTTCGGAATGACTGGCCTTGAAGTGATGCAGAAGGTCCATGAGATTGTTGACGTTCCTCTTGATTTGGATCACTTCGGTGAGAATGGTGCAATGAGGCTTCCAAAAAATATTAGTGGCTGTGGTGGTGAATGTTATAATAAGGGTCCGGCATTCACTGAATGCCCTAGAGGAAGGATTCATGAGCGCCTAATTGACAAGGAATTGGAGCAAAAGGATGATAAGGAGGAATGGGTCAAGTTATCATCATCCGTTGCAGTTAACGTTACATGCGAACAGACCGGTGATGGGCATGCTGCGCCGTTAAGGGAAGCCGAAGACATTGCTCAGCTGGCCAAGAAATATGGCAGGGGTCTGGAATCCATCATGTTTGTCGGAGACGGTTATGATGAGGTCATAACAGGCTTTGAAAAGTCCATTGAAATAGGTGCAGATGTTATTGTGGTTGAAGGAGGTCCATTTAACAGATGTGAAAACACCACCGAAGCGTTTGCAAAAACCATTGCCGCCGCAAGAATATTGTCTCCAGGTAAGGTTGTGGCAACCAACGGAGCATATGAACATGAGGTCCGGGCAGGCTTAAGGACAGGCTTGAACATGGTGATTACAGGATTTCCAAAAAATCACCATGGATACATGTGCGGATATGAACCTGGAACTGCCAGGAGAGGCAAATTCGGACTTCCAAGAATCATCCAAATCATTAATGAGGAATTCCCCAACAGGGGGCTCCCTGTTCAGAAACATGATTTGTTGTCCTTGGCAACTGCTGTTAAGATTGCCGGACCGGATTATGTCTATCCAAGAAAAATCGGTTCATACCATGTTGGTGATGCCCATTGGGCAACACTGGTCAATTCAAGAATGTATCAGAATATCCAACTGAAACATACTTTGGCAGATATTGTCGAATTGGCGGACGGAAATACCATAGCCCTGCATGGTGGAAGGTTTATTTCATGGGTAATTGCAAATGAATTGGATAGTCACGTTGATGAAATCATAATCTCTGATGTTGACGATTGGGTGTTGAAAAATACTGTGGATAATCTTCAAAGTGCTTTAGATGCCACAATCATCGCTGAAAAGGACGACAAAGTTGCGGCCGATGGGGCGGACTTTTCAATAGCGTCATCAACAATGATTCCTGTTAAGGAAAGCATTTTGAAAAAGGTGCCTAATGCATTGACTATCGTTTAG
- the hmd gene encoding 5,10-methenyltetrahydromethanopterin hydrogenase: MKVAILGAGCYRTHAASGITNFSRACEVAEATGKENISMTHSTIEMGAELLELAGVDEVVVSDPIFDGDFVVVDDFDYAEVIAAHKAGNPEEVMPAIRAKVNELAETVPKPAKGAIHFTHPEDLGMKCINDDSEAVADADWVMTWLPEGGMQPDIIKNFADDIKDGAIVTHACTIPTPGLNKIFEDLGKNVNVASYHPGAVPEMKGQVYIAEGFADQAAIDTLVDLGQKARGSAFTLPANMVGPVCDMCSAVTAITYAGLLAYRDTVTQILGAPAGFAQMMANEALTNVTALMQNEGIDKMDDALNPAALLGTADSMNFGSLAEIVPTILDYLGKDE, from the coding sequence ATGAAAGTAGCAATTTTAGGAGCAGGATGTTACAGAACACACGCTGCAAGTGGAATTACCAACTTCTCAAGAGCTTGTGAAGTTGCAGAAGCAACCGGAAAAGAAAACATTTCTATGACCCACTCAACAATCGAAATGGGTGCAGAATTATTAGAATTAGCTGGCGTAGATGAAGTAGTCGTATCCGACCCAATTTTTGACGGAGACTTTGTAGTAGTAGATGACTTCGATTACGCAGAAGTAATTGCAGCACACAAAGCAGGAAATCCAGAAGAAGTAATGCCTGCTATCAGAGCAAAAGTAAACGAATTAGCTGAAACCGTACCAAAACCAGCTAAAGGTGCTATTCACTTTACTCACCCTGAAGACTTAGGTATGAAATGTATTAACGATGATTCAGAAGCAGTAGCAGACGCTGACTGGGTAATGACTTGGTTACCAGAAGGAGGTATGCAACCTGACATCATCAAAAACTTCGCTGATGACATTAAAGACGGTGCAATCGTAACCCACGCATGTACCATTCCAACTCCGGGATTAAACAAAATCTTCGAAGACTTAGGTAAAAACGTAAACGTAGCTTCCTACCACCCAGGTGCTGTACCTGAAATGAAAGGACAAGTATACATTGCTGAAGGTTTCGCTGACCAAGCTGCAATTGACACTTTAGTAGACTTAGGTCAAAAAGCAAGAGGATCCGCTTTTACCTTACCTGCAAACATGGTTGGTCCAGTATGTGACATGTGTTCAGCAGTTACCGCTATTACCTACGCAGGTCTTTTAGCATACAGAGACACAGTTACTCAAATTTTAGGTGCTCCTGCTGGATTTGCACAAATGATGGCAAACGAAGCTTTAACTAATGTAACCGCATTAATGCAAAATGAAGGTATCGACAAAATGGACGATGCTTTAAACCCAGCTGCATTATTAGGTACCGCTGACTCAATGAACTTCGGTTCCTTAGCAGAAATCGTACCTACCATACTCGATTACTTAGGCAAAGACGAATAA
- the hmdB gene encoding 5,10-methenyltetrahydromethanopterin hydrogenase cofactor biosynthesis protein HmdB → MIDKILNKAREGKELSDDEFLELLNIDDDEDLEKLFKVACDIRDSQSKVIKLTSTVHLTNKCQIQPRCEYCGFAEETSEKGYYNAFYKSNDEILMAVKSIEEAHIPRVSCSGGYGYKGKQAVNACKIVKGNSNLEILVNVGGDLTEKSVQDLADLGADTICCNLETINEDVFYQRKPGDSLDQRILTCKRVSEAGVGLSSGLLLGLGESKEDRIRHLRYLSNFSTLEEIPIMGFNPYEGTPMADWPPFPLKEQLKMVAVTRIMYPSITITMPTPTVGPENVEFSLRAGANNLATVIADNYPHEVKGVGSPNYGNYSEVVNVIEKLDLIPQTI, encoded by the coding sequence ATGATTGATAAAATTTTAAATAAAGCAAGAGAAGGAAAAGAATTAAGCGATGATGAATTTTTAGAATTGTTGAATATCGATGATGATGAAGATTTGGAAAAATTATTCAAAGTAGCTTGCGATATAAGGGACAGTCAATCAAAAGTAATCAAATTAACATCTACAGTCCATCTTACAAATAAATGTCAAATTCAACCTAGATGCGAATATTGTGGATTTGCAGAAGAAACCTCCGAAAAAGGATATTATAATGCCTTTTACAAATCAAATGACGAAATATTAATGGCTGTTAAATCTATCGAAGAGGCACATATCCCCCGCGTAAGCTGTTCCGGAGGATATGGATATAAAGGAAAACAGGCAGTCAATGCATGTAAAATCGTTAAAGGAAACTCCAATCTGGAAATTCTTGTTAATGTTGGCGGAGACCTGACAGAAAAATCAGTGCAAGATTTAGCGGATTTGGGTGCGGACACAATTTGCTGCAACCTTGAAACAATAAATGAGGATGTCTTCTATCAAAGAAAACCCGGTGATTCACTGGACCAAAGAATACTGACCTGCAAAAGAGTGAGTGAAGCCGGAGTTGGCCTGTCTTCAGGATTGCTTTTGGGACTTGGCGAAAGCAAGGAAGACAGAATCAGACATTTACGATACCTATCTAACTTCAGTACATTGGAGGAAATTCCAATAATGGGCTTCAATCCATATGAAGGAACCCCTATGGCAGACTGGCCACCATTTCCACTAAAAGAACAGCTGAAAATGGTTGCAGTTACACGCATAATGTATCCTTCAATCACAATCACCATGCCTACCCCAACAGTCGGCCCTGAAAATGTGGAATTTTCACTCAGGGCAGGAGCAAACAACTTGGCAACAGTCATAGCCGACAATTACCCTCATGAGGTTAAGGGAGTGGGATCTCCAAATTACGGCAATTACTCAGAAGTTGTTAACGTTATTGAAAAATTAGATTTGATACCTCAAACTATTTAA
- a CDS encoding DUF3236 domain-containing protein, giving the protein MAFERMIKNAFEESRNNCRFGDTLEEIREIQDYIKNAKRICIPNKNGIKVEVLNKVLSEYDLPSAEILHINTNTADTSRIPALAKAYMALDQSDADLIIARGRLGIPGSGSLLIFIDNKGRILTAGTSPSHVIHKKSIEQAVYEEACEALEKIGFEKVEK; this is encoded by the coding sequence ATGGCATTTGAAAGAATGATTAAAAATGCATTTGAAGAATCCAGAAACAACTGCAGATTCGGAGATACACTTGAAGAAATAAGAGAAATTCAGGATTATATCAAAAATGCGAAAAGGATTTGTATCCCAAACAAGAATGGAATCAAGGTGGAAGTGCTGAATAAAGTTTTAAGCGAATATGACTTGCCATCAGCAGAAATACTTCATATTAATACCAATACTGCAGACACAAGCAGAATTCCTGCCCTTGCAAAAGCATATATGGCGCTTGACCAAAGCGATGCGGATTTGATAATAGCCAGAGGTCGCTTGGGGATTCCGGGCTCAGGATCACTTCTTATTTTCATTGACAATAAAGGAAGAATATTGACCGCCGGAACTTCACCTTCACATGTAATTCATAAAAAATCAATAGAACAGGCCGTTTATGAGGAGGCATGTGAAGCCCTTGAAAAAATTGGTTTTGAGAAGGTTGAAAAATGA
- a CDS encoding SAM-dependent methyltransferase HcgC family protein, with amino-acid sequence MNVDTGITSEVLTIKSETKLIDIFNRIIDKKSKAVFDYIEGLNFDENKKIIVIGTYFTGVGIVKRLSEKYKNILLIDIYPHLEELLHTDLGGKPITNADFSSDLDLIYSGDFVIDTTGFGGINVEQSSKFDVDTFIIEDPVAEDNDELLAEKNNIHERLDAVKAKNKAIIKTKGIDTKTSGTMTLTIGVLTNLMNKFLEKEGVLYCACEMGFFEEVIFKQKDISKFIELTNVNAIKVSTINPFDLDELIGEEISKITSEMI; translated from the coding sequence ATGAATGTTGACACCGGAATAACCTCAGAAGTACTGACAATTAAATCCGAAACCAAACTGATTGATATTTTCAACAGAATTATAGATAAAAAATCCAAAGCCGTTTTTGACTACATTGAAGGCTTGAATTTTGATGAAAACAAAAAGATAATTGTCATCGGGACTTATTTCACTGGAGTTGGAATCGTTAAAAGGTTGAGTGAAAAATACAAAAACATATTGTTGATTGACATTTATCCTCATCTAGAAGAGCTGCTTCATACCGATTTGGGAGGCAAACCTATAACTAATGCTGATTTTTCATCCGATTTGGATTTAATCTATTCAGGAGATTTTGTAATAGACACAACCGGATTTGGAGGAATCAATGTTGAGCAATCTTCCAAATTTGATGTTGACACGTTCATAATAGAAGATCCTGTAGCTGAAGACAATGACGAGCTTTTGGCTGAAAAAAATAACATTCATGAACGATTAGATGCCGTTAAGGCTAAAAACAAAGCAATTATAAAAACCAAAGGCATTGATACAAAAACCTCAGGAACCATGACATTGACGATTGGCGTTTTGACCAATCTGATGAACAAGTTTCTTGAAAAGGAGGGCGTTCTTTATTGTGCCTGTGAGATGGGATTTTTTGAGGAGGTCATTTTCAAGCAAAAGGACATCAGCAAATTCATTGAACTGACAAATGTAAATGCAATCAAAGTCTCAACAATAAATCCCTTTGATTTAGACGAACTGATTGGCGAAGAGATAAGCAAAATTACATCAGAAATGATTTAA
- a CDS encoding Nif3-like dinuclear metal center hexameric protein — protein MKLNDIIEFIDEKIPPSLALDHDEVGFKGDYDLNEEINSIRVYMDILPEDDLDYENTLIVTHHPPLFVPKTPTYTIHSNWDIIDGGANDALAKALKLEVSDCFDDETGIGRICRTNQKFIELKRQILDNFSNVRIVNSIDNDKLIKNIGIISGFGLKNPKYILLAKNKNVDILISGDLIQETAILARNLGITLIDLNHHESEIPGLYALGDILKELKINVGIVDRKPIEVIK, from the coding sequence ATGAAACTTAATGATATAATTGAATTTATAGATGAGAAAATCCCTCCATCATTGGCATTGGACCATGATGAAGTCGGATTTAAAGGAGATTATGATCTAAACGAGGAGATAAATTCAATTAGAGTTTATATGGACATATTGCCTGAAGATGATTTGGATTATGAAAATACCTTAATAGTAACTCATCATCCTCCGTTATTTGTGCCCAAAACACCAACATACACAATACATTCAAATTGGGACATAATCGATGGCGGAGCCAATGATGCACTGGCAAAAGCACTGAAACTGGAAGTTTCGGATTGTTTTGATGATGAAACCGGTATCGGAAGGATTTGCAGAACAAATCAGAAGTTCATTGAATTGAAAAGACAAATTTTAGATAACTTTAGCAACGTTAGAATTGTAAATAGCATAGACAATGATAAGTTAATCAAAAATATTGGAATAATTTCAGGTTTTGGACTAAAAAATCCCAAATATATTTTATTGGCTAAAAATAAGAATGTTGACATATTAATATCAGGAGACCTGATACAGGAAACCGCCATTCTGGCGAGGAATTTGGGAATTACTTTAATCGACTTGAATCACCACGAAAGTGAAATTCCAGGGCTATATGCACTTGGAGATATTTTAAAGGAACTCAAGATAAACGTAGGAATTGTTGACAGAAAACCGATAGAAGTGATAAAATGA
- a CDS encoding FeGP cofactor biosynthesis protein HcgF family protein has product MIKIATAECFTQGKIGRELHAIAQGYTGDFGREYVKDLESYGDFDYNELSVTCSLFIPTIEAVVKILNVKNPPKPDKLIKGIKVYDEKGDLQVSKIMAHAIKDLTDCDIAIGTTAGIGHGGICIITDEYEISTTTDVYADLCENNSEGLFQRSQNGIRKTLEILLLLLNNRVDEIESLENIELNIF; this is encoded by the coding sequence ATGATTAAGATAGCAACCGCCGAATGTTTTACCCAGGGAAAAATCGGAAGGGAACTCCATGCAATAGCTCAAGGTTATACTGGAGATTTTGGAAGGGAATATGTGAAAGATCTTGAAAGTTATGGTGATTTTGATTATAATGAGCTTAGCGTGACATGCAGTTTATTCATTCCAACAATAGAAGCCGTTGTGAAGATTTTAAATGTTAAAAATCCTCCAAAACCGGATAAACTAATAAAGGGCATTAAAGTTTATGATGAAAAAGGAGACCTTCAGGTTAGCAAAATCATGGCCCATGCCATTAAAGATCTGACTGATTGCGATATTGCCATTGGAACAACAGCAGGTATTGGACATGGTGGAATCTGCATAATTACTGACGAATATGAAATTTCCACTACGACCGACGTTTACGCGGACTTATGTGAAAACAACAGTGAAGGCCTGTTTCAAAGGTCACAGAATGGAATTAGGAAAACATTGGAAATACTTTTACTGCTTTTAAACAATAGAGTTGATGAAATCGAATCTTTGGAAAATATCGAATTAAATATTTTCTAA
- a CDS encoding putative zinc-binding protein — MSDKIALVSCSGLSPLGLVVRAASVELALENDNIVAACITEYSAQPNNCSPILDDAKIVTITGCGDDCASVILNDKDVGVVKNIAADAVVKAYDLNPLDAVRLDEDGEKAVEILKKYILRELENI; from the coding sequence ATGAGTGATAAAATAGCATTGGTTTCATGTAGTGGATTAAGTCCTTTAGGACTTGTTGTAAGGGCGGCCAGCGTCGAATTGGCACTTGAAAATGATAACATTGTGGCAGCATGCATTACTGAGTATTCTGCACAGCCAAACAATTGCTCACCAATTTTGGATGATGCAAAGATTGTCACAATAACTGGCTGTGGAGACGATTGCGCTTCCGTAATCCTGAATGATAAGGATGTTGGCGTTGTCAAAAACATCGCCGCTGATGCGGTTGTCAAGGCTTACGATTTAAATCCATTGGATGCAGTCAGATTGGATGAGGATGGTGAAAAGGCGGTAGAAATATTAAAAAAATATATTTTAAGGGAATTAGAAAATATTTAA
- a CDS encoding 4Fe-4S binding protein: protein MRFRYHQPIPNFYQIENPHHPKTAISDDFLNEFRDIAIASRFAGLSYAKLDDEFKREWDIDWDNIIILKYAMSDEILKMEPSKEKCKLMDEEFQEVGAKTFALADILRENDFRADLINPLDDRVSLRAIALQSNDAVITRSNMCLFKEGLNLGFFMIETSIENLPFKSENDLEWVRDQCLNCGVCIEMCPEKAFDEDGRFLRKLCTAHREGCSVCINYCPFYKRGYEKVKQRYLRMKK, encoded by the coding sequence ATGAGATTCAGATATCATCAACCTATTCCTAATTTTTATCAAATTGAAAACCCTCACCATCCAAAAACCGCCATCTCCGACGATTTTCTAAATGAGTTTAGGGACATTGCCATCGCATCAAGGTTTGCGGGGTTGAGCTATGCCAAACTGGACGATGAGTTTAAAAGAGAGTGGGATATCGACTGGGACAACATCATAATATTGAAATATGCAATGTCTGATGAAATCCTGAAGATGGAGCCTTCAAAAGAGAAATGCAAGTTGATGGATGAGGAATTCCAGGAGGTAGGGGCAAAAACCTTTGCTCTTGCAGATATTTTGAGGGAAAACGACTTCAGGGCGGATCTGATAAACCCTTTGGATGATCGGGTAAGCCTGAGGGCCATTGCGCTTCAGTCAAATGATGCGGTAATCACAAGAAGCAACATGTGTCTTTTCAAGGAAGGCTTGAACCTCGGATTTTTCATGATTGAGACTTCAATCGAAAACCTGCCGTTCAAATCTGAAAATGATCTGGAATGGGTTCGGGACCAATGTTTAAACTGTGGAGTTTGCATTGAAATGTGTCCTGAAAAGGCATTTGATGAGGATGGAAGGTTTTTAAGGAAATTGTGCACTGCCCATCGTGAAGGATGCAGTGTATGCATTAACTATTGTCCATTTTACAAAAGAGGTTATGAAAAGGTAAAACAAAGATATTTGAGGATGAAAAAATGA
- a CDS encoding pyridoxal phosphate-dependent aminotransferase has product MREKDFDIKNPRKKFQKTERVPPEGYECANDFFEDMYMDEDMIWMGQNTNHLHDDTIADAMIEAIKEKNYCKYPAPEGFSELKQLILDDLGLKDLEVLLTSGATESLYLVMQALLEPEDNVILSDPGYFIIGDFASRFADEARYVPIYYEENDYKLTPELLRQNMDENTRMVILIDPLNPLGSGYNEDELKEFAEIAKENDLYLLHDVTYKDFAQEHFNMEDYAPGQTLTIYSFSKIFGMAGLRIGGVISSKPIIDSIKNAVVNDLGVNIISQYGAIAGLKSKPKWFDSMRETCFENQRLIKEMIDPIEGVFLPVYPSQANMMVIDLSGAGIDPKVMSNYLVEKKLFTREGEYTSEDFGDRYLRISFSIPTEEIKVFCEEFPKAVEALRTK; this is encoded by the coding sequence ATGAGGGAAAAGGATTTCGATATTAAAAACCCAAGAAAGAAATTTCAAAAAACCGAAAGAGTACCTCCAGAAGGATATGAGTGCGCTAACGACTTTTTTGAAGATATGTACATGGATGAAGACATGATATGGATGGGACAAAACACCAACCATCTGCACGACGACACAATAGCCGATGCCATGATAGAAGCCATAAAGGAAAAGAATTATTGTAAATATCCTGCCCCAGAAGGATTCAGCGAACTTAAACAATTGATTTTAGATGATTTAGGATTAAAGGATTTGGAAGTGTTATTGACATCAGGCGCAACAGAATCATTATATCTGGTTATGCAAGCTCTCCTGGAGCCTGAAGACAATGTGATATTGTCCGACCCAGGATACTTCATCATAGGGGACTTCGCTAGCCGTTTTGCAGATGAAGCAAGATACGTTCCAATCTATTATGAGGAAAACGATTACAAATTGACTCCTGAACTGTTAAGGCAGAACATGGATGAGAACACCCGTATGGTAATATTGATTGACCCGTTAAACCCATTAGGTTCAGGATACAATGAAGACGAATTGAAGGAATTCGCTGAAATCGCAAAGGAAAATGATTTATACTTATTGCATGACGTAACCTATAAGGACTTTGCCCAAGAGCACTTCAACATGGAGGACTATGCTCCAGGCCAAACCTTGACAATTTACAGCTTTTCAAAAATATTTGGAATGGCAGGATTGAGAATAGGAGGAGTGATTTCCTCAAAACCAATCATAGATTCCATAAAGAACGCTGTGGTCAACGATTTGGGTGTGAATATCATCTCACAATACGGTGCTATTGCAGGTCTCAAGTCAAAGCCTAAATGGTTTGACAGCATGAGAGAAACATGCTTCGAAAATCAAAGGCTAATTAAGGAAATGATTGACCCGATTGAGGGTGTGTTCCTGCCGGTTTACCCTTCACAGGCAAACATGATGGTCATTGACCTGTCAGGTGCGGGAATCGATCCGAAGGTCATGTCAAATTATCTGGTTGAGAAAAAACTGTTCACAAGAGAAGGGGAATACACTTCTGAGGACTTTGGAGACAGATACCTGCGTATAAGTTTCTCAATTCCAACAGAGGAAATCAAAGTCTTTTGTGAAGAATTCCCTAAAGCCGTCGAGGCTTTAAGGACAAAATAG
- the radB gene encoding DNA repair and recombination protein RadB — MKVLANFEDNHKIPSNSSLDELLEGGFEKGCITQIYGSPSSGKSNVALTLAVNVAKTGKKVIYMDTEGGISIDRIKQISGHYFSNVANNIMVFEPTDFIQQSENLRSIDVWLRKHHEEVDLIILDSAVALYRVDDMKSYKLSKELRKQIQLLASIARKYDIAVVITNQIYNQFDAEGNSEVKAVGGDIIEYISKVIIQLERGDETNQRIATLKRHRSLPEGRRITFSITSNGIE, encoded by the coding sequence ATGAAAGTATTGGCCAATTTTGAAGACAATCATAAGATTCCATCAAACTCCTCACTTGATGAACTGCTTGAGGGAGGATTTGAAAAAGGCTGTATAACACAGATATATGGTTCCCCAAGTTCAGGTAAGAGTAATGTGGCATTAACACTCGCTGTAAATGTTGCAAAAACAGGTAAAAAAGTAATCTACATGGACACTGAGGGAGGAATCTCAATTGATAGAATCAAACAGATTTCAGGACATTATTTTTCAAATGTGGCCAACAACATAATGGTTTTCGAACCTACTGATTTTATTCAACAAAGTGAAAACCTAAGGTCAATTGACGTGTGGCTTAGAAAACACCATGAAGAAGTGGATCTAATCATATTGGACTCTGCCGTTGCGCTTTACCGTGTTGATGACATGAAATCCTATAAGTTAAGTAAAGAATTGAGAAAACAGATTCAGTTACTGGCATCCATAGCGCGCAAATACGATATTGCTGTTGTAATTACAAATCAAATATATAATCAATTTGATGCTGAAGGAAACAGTGAGGTTAAGGCAGTGGGTGGAGACATAATAGAATACATTAGCAAGGTGATAATCCAATTGGAACGTGGTGATGAGACAAATCAAAGGATTGCTACATTAAAAAGACACAGAAGCTTGCCTGAAGGCAGGAGAATCACTTTTTCAATCACTTCAAATGGTATTGAATAA
- a CDS encoding winged helix-turn-helix transcriptional regulator, which translates to MKITKHIKTCPIELVVDLFRKKWVIHIIRDLFYGKTRFNEFKEGKPELSNKVLSNCLKDMEDNGLIHRVVDKFDKRDIRYKLTDKGKSLNKVLYEIAMLTVESGNYSDKLKDELKISFRENLL; encoded by the coding sequence ATGAAAATCACCAAGCATATTAAAACATGTCCTATTGAATTAGTTGTGGACTTATTCAGAAAGAAATGGGTTATTCACATCATTCGTGATCTCTTCTATGGAAAGACAAGATTCAATGAATTCAAAGAAGGAAAACCTGAACTTTCAAATAAGGTTTTAAGTAACTGTTTAAAAGACATGGAAGACAATGGTCTAATCCACAGGGTTGTGGATAAATTCGATAAACGTGACATAAGATATAAATTAACTGATAAGGGCAAATCATTGAACAAAGTGTTGTATGAGATTGCCATGTTAACTGTTGAAAGCGGAAACTACTCAGACAAGCTTAAAGACGAACTGAAAATAAGTTTCAGGGAAAACTTATTGTAA